In a genomic window of Agarivorans albus:
- the dgt gene encoding dGTPase — MTVNFASKILGTRPYPAKPDLNADLKKFESDRGRIINSAAVRRLQQKTQVFPLERNAAVRSRLTHSLEVQQVGRYISQLICEALVDEQNSHQLKGLERQLESIVEMSCLMHDIGNPPFGHFGEEALIDWLSENLNSLYQSSQATELDEDQNEKPKQTLPEAIHRDLVSFEGNAQGIRLIHSLLKLNLTYSQASGILKYTRCGTEAKPDKSAPFSYLKKKVGYYLSEQSYVEELRNSLDIDQYCRSPFSYIMEAADDVSYGIADLEDAIEKGVLSIKELKHALLATFAKLSSEHGCCKPKEMETILEFAHQSKKQQLSDEERDSMFFVYLRVAVNQRLPEHAKNQFVENLEAVYQGNLNRALIEDGSVNHLIVETFKSVALERCFCHPEVEARELQGYQIISGLMACYQPLLALSQGQFEYLVDNTKPKAKISAYIKRLFKKLPAKHLAAYQKATGEAPVNDAFGNEQCREFYYRTRLIIDYISGMTDQYAYDEYRAFNVISDF, encoded by the coding sequence ATGACAGTAAATTTCGCTAGCAAAATTCTCGGTACTCGGCCCTACCCAGCTAAGCCAGATCTTAATGCCGACCTAAAGAAGTTTGAAAGCGACCGAGGCCGAATAATTAACAGCGCTGCAGTTAGGCGCTTGCAGCAAAAGACCCAAGTTTTCCCCTTAGAGCGCAACGCCGCAGTGCGCAGTCGCCTTACTCACTCTTTAGAAGTACAGCAGGTGGGGCGTTATATTTCGCAGCTCATTTGCGAAGCCTTAGTAGATGAACAAAACAGCCACCAACTTAAAGGCTTAGAGCGCCAGTTAGAAAGCATTGTTGAAATGTCCTGTTTAATGCACGACATTGGCAACCCGCCCTTTGGTCACTTTGGTGAAGAAGCCTTAATTGATTGGCTAAGTGAAAACCTCAATAGCCTTTACCAAAGCTCGCAAGCAACAGAGCTAGATGAAGACCAGAACGAAAAACCGAAACAAACTCTGCCAGAAGCCATCCACCGAGACTTAGTCAGCTTTGAGGGCAACGCCCAAGGCATTCGGCTTATTCACTCATTATTAAAGCTCAACCTCACCTACTCGCAAGCCTCTGGCATACTCAAATACACTCGCTGCGGAACAGAAGCCAAGCCAGATAAAAGCGCACCGTTTAGTTACTTAAAAAAGAAAGTGGGCTATTACCTTAGCGAGCAAAGTTATGTTGAGGAACTTCGCAACAGCCTAGACATAGACCAATACTGTCGCTCGCCCTTCTCTTACATTATGGAAGCGGCCGATGATGTGTCTTACGGCATCGCCGACTTAGAAGACGCAATAGAAAAAGGCGTGCTGAGCATTAAAGAACTAAAGCACGCGCTATTAGCCACCTTTGCCAAGCTAAGCAGTGAACACGGCTGCTGCAAACCAAAAGAAATGGAAACCATTCTCGAATTTGCTCACCAAAGCAAAAAACAACAGCTAAGTGATGAAGAAAGAGACTCGATGTTTTTTGTTTACCTACGCGTAGCAGTAAACCAACGCTTGCCCGAACATGCCAAAAATCAGTTTGTAGAAAACTTAGAAGCGGTTTATCAAGGCAACTTAAACCGCGCGCTTATCGAAGATGGCAGCGTAAACCACCTGATTGTAGAAACCTTTAAAAGCGTCGCGCTAGAGCGTTGCTTTTGCCACCCAGAGGTAGAAGCCCGCGAACTACAAGGCTACCAAATTATCTCTGGCTTAATGGCCTGCTACCAACCACTACTAGCGCTAAGCCAAGGCCAATTTGAATACTTAGTCGATAACACCAAGCCCAAAGCAAAAATCTCTGCTTACATAAAGCGCCTATTCAAAAAGCTGCCAGCTAAGCATTTGGCGGCCTATCAAAAGGCTACGGGCGAAGCACCAGTAAATGATGCGTTTGGCAACGAACAATGTCGCGAGTTTTACTATCGCACAAGGCTGATTATCGACTACATCAGCGGCATGACCGATCAATACGCCTACGACGAATATAGAGCGTTTAATGTGATAAGTGATTTTTAA
- a CDS encoding DEAD/DEAH box helicase: MSFSALGLCDVLLKAVAEQGYATPSSIQLEAIPAVLSQRDVMAAAQTGTGKTAAFTLPMVQLLAGGNKPQALAVRALVIAPTRELAAQVAESVKNYSNKMNISTAAVFGGVRIEPQIAQLRDGVDVLVATPGRLLDLYKQQAVKFEQLEILVFDEADRMLDLGFIDDIRSIQSLLPKQRQTLLFSATFSQPIKALARGMLNNPKLIEVTAVNSTVDTVKQRIHPVDKARKSALLIYLLKKHKWTQVLVFSRTKRGADALVSQLANVGITAASIHANRTQHARTNALEGFKGGSIKVLVATDIASRGIDVSQLPCVINVDLPYVAEDYVHRIGRTGRAGASGLAISLFSEDESKQLKAIERLIGRQFTLDVIPRFAPTQKQPEPPCDDDDVYGNFEPDPVADYKGKSKGRGSRSGKSSSRSAKSNKRTR; encoded by the coding sequence ATGTCGTTTAGTGCGTTAGGTTTGTGTGATGTTTTGCTAAAAGCCGTTGCAGAGCAGGGTTATGCCACTCCATCATCAATACAGCTTGAAGCGATTCCAGCTGTGTTAAGCCAGCGTGATGTTATGGCGGCAGCACAAACTGGCACCGGTAAAACGGCCGCTTTTACCTTGCCAATGGTGCAGCTGTTAGCGGGTGGGAACAAGCCGCAGGCCTTAGCGGTGCGGGCATTAGTGATTGCCCCAACTCGAGAGCTGGCTGCACAAGTTGCCGAAAGTGTTAAAAACTACAGCAACAAGATGAACATTAGCACTGCTGCGGTATTTGGTGGGGTGAGGATTGAGCCGCAAATCGCTCAGCTGCGAGATGGAGTAGACGTGCTGGTGGCAACACCGGGTAGATTGCTTGATCTTTATAAACAACAGGCTGTTAAGTTTGAGCAGCTTGAGATTTTAGTGTTTGATGAAGCAGACCGGATGTTAGATTTAGGCTTTATCGACGATATTCGCAGTATTCAAAGCTTACTGCCTAAACAGCGCCAAACTTTACTGTTCTCTGCCACCTTTTCTCAACCGATTAAGGCGCTAGCCAGGGGCATGCTTAATAACCCCAAGCTTATTGAAGTAACCGCAGTAAATAGCACCGTTGATACGGTTAAACAGCGTATTCACCCAGTGGATAAAGCACGTAAAAGCGCCTTGTTAATCTACCTGCTTAAAAAGCATAAATGGACGCAAGTGCTGGTGTTTAGTCGCACTAAACGCGGTGCCGATGCTTTGGTCTCTCAGTTAGCGAATGTGGGGATTACGGCTGCTTCTATTCATGCAAACCGTACCCAACATGCGCGAACCAATGCTCTAGAGGGCTTTAAAGGTGGCAGCATAAAAGTGCTGGTGGCTACCGATATTGCTTCGCGAGGCATTGATGTTAGCCAACTGCCATGTGTGATTAATGTTGATTTACCTTATGTTGCAGAGGACTACGTGCATCGTATTGGCCGCACCGGGCGTGCTGGAGCCTCTGGCTTGGCGATTTCATTGTTTAGTGAAGATGAGTCTAAACAGCTAAAGGCAATAGAACGACTGATTGGCCGCCAGTTTACATTGGATGTTATCCCGCGCTTTGCTCCTACTCAAAAACAGCCAGAACCGCCTTGTGATGACGACGATGTGTATGGCAATTTTGAGCCAGACCCTGTCGCGGATTACAAAGGTAAATCTAAAGGGCGAGGAAGCCGCAGTGGGAAAAGCTCTAGCAGAAGTGCTAAAAGTAACAAGCGGACAAGGTAG
- the betI gene encoding transcriptional regulator BetI, which yields MPKVGMPEIRKPQLVEATMAVINEVGLSGASVTLISKKAGVSSGIIHHYFGGKHGLLEETMRTVLRKLSAASIAHLQAVEPNDVMARVKAIVAANFDGYQVEGKVVKTWLAFWAQAMHDQDLHRLQRVNERRLLSHLRFELKHILPAEQAAFVAQGIAALIDGIWLRGALNPEGISADYAQKLVADYLEKQLAPYLG from the coding sequence ATGCCAAAGGTAGGGATGCCTGAAATACGTAAACCGCAGCTGGTAGAGGCTACTATGGCGGTAATAAACGAAGTAGGTTTGTCGGGCGCAAGCGTGACTTTAATTAGTAAAAAAGCCGGTGTGTCTTCGGGCATTATTCATCATTATTTTGGTGGTAAACACGGCCTATTAGAAGAAACTATGCGTACTGTGTTACGTAAGTTATCTGCCGCTTCCATTGCGCATTTGCAAGCCGTTGAGCCCAACGATGTAATGGCTAGGGTTAAAGCGATTGTTGCTGCCAATTTTGATGGCTACCAAGTAGAAGGCAAGGTAGTTAAAACCTGGTTAGCATTTTGGGCGCAGGCGATGCACGACCAAGATTTACATCGCTTGCAACGTGTGAATGAGCGCCGCTTATTGTCGCACCTTCGTTTTGAACTCAAACACATTTTACCTGCCGAACAAGCCGCTTTTGTTGCCCAAGGTATAGCAGCACTTATCGACGGTATTTGGCTGCGCGGGGCACTTAATCCCGAGGGTATTTCTGCTGATTATGCGCAAAAGCTGGTAGCAGATTACCTAGAAAAACAACTCGCTCCCTATTTAGGCTAA
- the betB gene encoding betaine-aldehyde dehydrogenase, which yields MKSLFIHGEALEGSSADTFITTNPATGEALAEITQASAEDVDRAVASAQKGFKVWSAMSGAERGRIMMRAVAILRERNDELAELEVKDTGKPIQEAIAVDIVTGADVIEYYAGLAAAIQGQQQDLGHGQFFYTRREPLGVCAGIGAWNYPIQIAMWKSAPAIAAGNAMVFKPSEETPLSVLKLAEIFSEAGVPEGVFNVVQGDYRVGQMLSRHPDIAKVSFTGESGTGKKVMADAAGTLKDITMELGGKSPLIVFDDAKLNNAVSAAMLANFYTQGEVCTHGTRVFVHDAIYDEFVEKITHRTRKLKVGDPSDTETQIGALISREHLEKVLGFIEAAKASGARLLCGGQRETANGLDKGYFVQPTIFADCSDDMPQVKHEIFGPVMSILRFNDEDEVIKRANATEYGLAAGLFTQNLSRAHRVIAQIEAGICWVNTWGGSPAEMPVGGYKQSGIGRENGIETLNHYTQNKSVMIELGDLESPYE from the coding sequence ATGAAGTCTCTTTTTATCCATGGGGAAGCCCTTGAAGGCTCTTCGGCGGATACGTTTATCACAACTAACCCGGCCACCGGCGAGGCGCTAGCTGAAATTACTCAGGCCTCTGCCGAGGATGTAGACCGCGCTGTGGCCTCTGCACAGAAGGGCTTTAAAGTGTGGTCAGCTATGAGTGGCGCTGAGCGAGGTCGCATTATGATGCGAGCTGTTGCCATATTACGTGAACGTAATGACGAGCTGGCAGAGTTAGAAGTGAAAGACACCGGTAAGCCGATTCAAGAAGCGATAGCGGTAGACATTGTTACTGGTGCCGATGTGATTGAGTATTACGCGGGTTTGGCAGCGGCTATTCAAGGCCAGCAACAAGACCTAGGCCACGGTCAGTTTTTTTATACGCGTCGCGAACCCTTAGGTGTATGTGCCGGAATAGGCGCATGGAACTACCCCATTCAAATTGCCATGTGGAAATCTGCCCCTGCCATAGCGGCAGGCAACGCCATGGTGTTTAAACCTTCGGAAGAAACCCCTTTGTCTGTACTCAAATTGGCAGAGATCTTTAGCGAGGCTGGCGTGCCTGAAGGTGTCTTTAACGTGGTGCAAGGTGATTATCGAGTTGGGCAAATGCTGTCGCGCCACCCTGATATCGCCAAGGTTTCGTTTACTGGTGAATCAGGCACCGGCAAGAAGGTAATGGCCGATGCTGCTGGCACGCTCAAAGACATCACTATGGAGCTGGGCGGTAAGTCACCTCTCATTGTATTTGACGATGCCAAGCTAAATAACGCGGTGTCGGCAGCCATGCTAGCTAATTTTTATACCCAAGGAGAGGTGTGTACTCACGGTACACGGGTGTTTGTGCATGATGCCATTTACGATGAGTTTGTAGAGAAAATTACCCATCGAACACGCAAGCTAAAGGTGGGTGACCCAAGTGATACGGAGACACAAATTGGCGCGCTTATCTCGCGCGAGCATTTAGAGAAGGTGCTGGGTTTTATTGAAGCAGCAAAAGCCTCTGGCGCACGTTTACTATGTGGTGGCCAGCGTGAAACGGCCAATGGCTTAGATAAAGGTTACTTCGTGCAACCCACCATTTTTGCAGATTGTAGCGACGATATGCCGCAAGTTAAGCATGAAATTTTTGGCCCGGTAATGTCGATTCTCCGTTTTAATGATGAAGATGAAGTGATTAAACGTGCTAACGCTACCGAGTATGGTTTGGCGGCGGGTTTGTTCACCCAAAACTTATCGCGTGCTCATCGGGTTATTGCACAAATAGAAGCCGGTATTTGCTGGGTAAATACCTGGGGCGGCTCGCCAGCAGAAATGCCCGTAGGCGGTTATAAACAGTCGGGCATCGGCCGAGAGAATGGCATAGAAACGCTTAATCACTACACTCAAAATAAGAGTGTAATGATTGAGTTAGGTGACTTAGAAAGCCCTTACGAATAA
- the betA gene encoding choline dehydrogenase gives MNTNYDYIIVGAGSAGCVLADRLSACGKHTVLLLEAGGSDKSIFIQMPTALSYPMNSKKYAWQFESQPEPGIDNRRLHCPRGRVLGGSSSINGMVYVRGHACDFDEWAEQGAQGWSYQECLPYFRRAESWIDGADDYRGGDGPLATCAGNNMNLNPLYQAFIDAGQQAGYPTTSDYNGYQQEGFGPMHMTVDKGVRASTSNAYLRRALKRSNLTLLKGVLTRKVLIKDQHAIGVEIERTGQVEKLFTNKEVLLAAGSIGSPQLLQLSGIGPKAVLKDAGVELVQDLPGVGENLQDHLEVYFQYACRQPITLNSKLGLISKGLIGARWLLRKDGLGATNHFESCAFIRSRAGLKWPNIQYHFLPAAMRYDGQAAFSGHGFQVHVGPNKPQSRGRVWISSADPHAKPNIQFNYISTEQDKQDWRDCIRLSREILAQPAMDGYRGEEIQPGANINSDEAIDAWVRQNVESAYHPSCSCKMGGDDDPMAVVNSQCQVKGITGLRVIDSSVFPTIPNGNLNAPTIMVAEKIADSVLGKPPLAPSTASTWIAPDWQTKQRST, from the coding sequence ATGAACACCAATTACGATTATATTATTGTTGGCGCAGGCTCTGCAGGTTGTGTATTAGCCGACCGCTTAAGTGCTTGTGGTAAACATACGGTTTTATTGCTTGAGGCGGGCGGCAGCGACAAAAGTATATTTATTCAAATGCCTACTGCTTTGTCTTACCCCATGAATAGCAAAAAGTATGCATGGCAGTTTGAAAGCCAGCCAGAGCCGGGTATTGATAATCGCCGTTTGCATTGCCCAAGAGGGCGAGTGCTCGGTGGCAGTTCTTCGATTAATGGCATGGTGTATGTGCGTGGTCATGCTTGCGACTTTGATGAATGGGCAGAGCAGGGCGCACAGGGGTGGAGTTATCAAGAATGCTTGCCCTATTTTCGCCGAGCTGAGTCATGGATTGATGGCGCCGATGATTACCGAGGGGGCGATGGCCCACTGGCTACCTGCGCTGGTAATAATATGAACTTAAACCCGCTTTATCAGGCCTTTATTGATGCTGGTCAGCAAGCGGGTTACCCAACAACCAGTGATTACAACGGTTACCAGCAAGAGGGATTTGGCCCCATGCATATGACCGTAGACAAAGGCGTGCGCGCTTCAACATCAAACGCTTACTTACGCCGAGCCCTTAAGCGCAGCAACCTCACCTTGCTAAAAGGTGTGCTTACCCGCAAGGTACTAATTAAAGACCAACATGCCATTGGGGTAGAAATTGAGCGAACTGGCCAAGTAGAAAAGCTGTTTACCAACAAAGAAGTGCTGCTGGCTGCAGGCTCTATAGGTTCGCCGCAGTTATTGCAGTTATCGGGCATTGGGCCGAAAGCCGTTTTAAAAGATGCAGGTGTTGAGCTGGTTCAAGATTTGCCAGGTGTGGGGGAAAACCTGCAAGATCACTTAGAAGTGTATTTTCAATATGCCTGTCGCCAGCCGATAACCCTTAACAGTAAGTTAGGGCTAATTAGCAAAGGCTTGATTGGCGCGCGTTGGTTATTACGAAAAGATGGTTTAGGCGCAACTAATCATTTTGAATCTTGCGCGTTTATTCGCTCGCGGGCTGGACTGAAATGGCCGAATATTCAATATCACTTTTTACCCGCAGCGATGCGTTACGACGGCCAAGCTGCTTTTAGTGGGCATGGTTTTCAGGTTCATGTTGGGCCTAATAAACCCCAAAGCCGAGGGCGAGTGTGGATTAGCTCGGCCGATCCTCATGCCAAACCTAATATTCAGTTTAACTACATTAGCACCGAGCAAGACAAGCAAGACTGGCGTGACTGTATTCGTTTAAGTCGAGAGATTTTGGCGCAGCCAGCCATGGATGGTTATCGCGGCGAAGAGATTCAACCCGGCGCTAATATTAACAGCGATGAAGCGATAGATGCGTGGGTAAGGCAAAATGTAGAAAGTGCTTATCACCCTTCGTGCAGTTGTAAAATGGGCGGTGATGATGACCCAATGGCCGTGGTAAATAGCCAGTGCCAAGTAAAAGGCATTACTGGCTTACGGGTGATTGATTCCTCGGTATTTCCTACTATTCCTAATGGTAATCTTAACGCCCCTACCATTATGGTGGC